The following proteins are co-located in the Neisseria sp. Marseille-Q6792 genome:
- a CDS encoding nitrous oxide reductase accessory protein NosL, which produces MKKTLLAIVAVFALSACRQAEEAPPPLPQQISDRSVGHYCSMNLTEHNGPKAQIFLNGKPDQPVWFSTIKQMFGYTKLPEEPKGIRVIYVTDMGNVTDWTNPNADTEWIDAKKAFYVIDSGFIGGMGAEDALPFGNKEQAEKFAKDKGGKVVGFDDMPDTYIFK; this is translated from the coding sequence TTGGCAATTGTTGCCGTTTTTGCCTTAAGTGCCTGCCGGCAGGCGGAAGAGGCACCGCCGCCTTTACCTCAGCAGATTAGCGATCGTTCGGTCGGACACTATTGCAGTATGAACCTGACCGAACACAACGGCCCCAAGGCCCAGATTTTTTTGAACGGCAAACCCGATCAGCCCGTTTGGTTCTCCACCATCAAGCAGATGTTCGGCTATACCAAACTGCCCGAAGAGCCTAAAGGCATCCGCGTGATTTACGTTACCGATATGGGTAATGTTACCGATTGGACAAATCCCAATGCCGACACGGAGTGGATAGATGCGAAAAAAGCCTTTTATGTTATCGACAGCGGCTTTATCGGCGGTATGGGTGCGGAAGACGCACTGCCGTTCGGCAACAAAGAGCAGGCTGAGAAATTTGCAAAGGATAAAGGCGGTAAGGTTGTCGGTTTCGACGATATGCCTGATACCTATATTTTCAAATAA